TCCAGATCGGCGGCGAGCGCGTCGACCTCGACGACGTCGACATGCCGATCCTCCAGCTGATGGGCGAGTACGACCACCTCGTCCCGCCGGCGGCCAGCAAGCCGTTCAACGACGTCGTCGGCAGCGACGACGTCACCACCAGGGAGTTCTCCACGGGCCACATCGGTCTCTCGGTGTCCTCCTCGACCCACGAGAGCCTCTGGCCCGAGGTCGGCGAGTGGTACTCCGAGCGCAACCGCCGCGCTCTCGAGGACGACGCGGGCGACGAGACCGACGCCGCCGAGGTCGGTGTGGAGCCCACCGACGGCGGCACTGCCGACGCCGGGTCCGCGGTCGACGCCGACGACGGGAACTCGGGTGCCGGCGACCCGGACGCCGACGAGTCGATCGACCCGGACGCCGTCTCCATCGACGTCGAGGACCCCGAGCAGGCGGCCGCCGAGGCCGTCAACCGGGCCGTCGACGACGCGGCCAGCGCCGAGGACGACGTCGCCGTCGAGGTGGAGGCGGACGTCGAGACGGTCCAGGGCATCGGCCCGACCTACGCCGAGCGCCTCCGCGAGGCCGGCGTCGAGACCGTCGCCGACCTCGCCGACCGCCCGGCGAGCGACCTCGCCGAGATCGCGGGCACCAGCGAGGCCCGCGCCGAGGACTGGCTCGATCAGGTCCGGGACTGATCGACGGGCATCACCGGTTCCGATTTTCTGCACACGTGGGACGCGATAGCGGTGCGTCCGCGATTGACGGGGCACGCGGACGGCCGCCTTTAGGACCCCGCGCGCTCAGGCCCGGACATGCGCGTGTCAGTCATCGGCGGGAGTAGCGTCACCGACGAGCAGTACGCGGACGCCCGGGAAGTGGGGCGCTTGCTGGGCGAGCGCGGCCACGAGGTGGTCTGCGGCGGCCGGACGGGCGTGATGACGGCGGTCTGCGAGGGCGCGAAGGCGGCCGGCGGCCACACCATCGGCATCCTCCCGGACGAGAGCCGCGCGACGGCCAACGAACACGTCGACACGCCGATCGTGACGGGACTGGGCAACGCCCGGAACGTCCTCGTCGTCATGAACGGCGACGCCGTCGTCGCGGTGGACGGCGGCACGGGTACCCTCTCCGAACTGGG
This genomic interval from Halomicrobium urmianum contains the following:
- a CDS encoding TIGR00725 family protein encodes the protein MRVSVIGGSSVTDEQYADAREVGRLLGERGHEVVCGGRTGVMTAVCEGAKAAGGHTIGILPDESRATANEHVDTPIVTGLGNARNVLVVMNGDAVVAVDGGTGTLSELGHALDMGRPVAGLDTHRIEGVPGVEHVETPAEAVEYVEKAASVN